The segment AATTTGCTCACCTTTGAAAGATTCTTACTTTCTTGTCTGACTGGATATGTTTGTTCAGCAGATTCACTGACTACTCCTGAGCCATTATAGTGCGTTGAGTTGTTAGACTGATACTGTGAGCCAGTTACTGGATACGCATTTGCAACAACATCAGGCGAGTAAGAGCTGCTGGAGTATTCACGGAAGGCAGGATCTCCCAGAACACTATGTGATGGATAttgagaaagaaatgaaagtcaTCCTAGGGCAAGTCTTCAGCACCTACTTGGTGCCTAGACAAACATATTCCTTGTCTAAAGAATTTGTTTAACAAGAAAGCtctatttcaaaagaaaactattCCATGTTATTTCAATTAAGCATTTACTTACTGCTACAGACttctttaaaagcaattaattttgttttgggaaaaCATGTAGTTAAGCAAGTATCTTAAAACGCACATGTTATCATTTCCAAGTTTCAAAGCTAGTCTGCTTTGCAGTTACAGTTCTCATGCCTGTTTAAGGTTACTGAGATTCTTCATGCTTATTTTCAGTAAGCTTTTTCTTGtgaaacaaactgaaaacacaGTGTAAGGATATGACATGCATCACATACTTggctgcaaaaaaaccccaaacattaaAACCTGTCTTAAAATGACAATAACAAAGTGGAAGAATAACATTTTATGGAGTATAAAACATGTATGAAATACAATGTAGAATTATAAAGCAATAATTAACTGACCTGCATGAAATCATCACAATTTATGAAAACACAGCATGTCTGGGGCATGCCTCTTTCTTTCAATGTATGCTCAAAAATTCCCTTTCAATTTCCTTCTATACATTGTCCAGAAAATACATAGGAGTCCAGATTTGATCAGGGAGAATACAAATTTCTCAGTTTCAGAAAGTTGTACTCAGTTTTTAAAGCTGCTCTCCATGAAGCTGCCAGCCTCAGAATTTTGTGTAGATAATGACAGAGAAACCTTCCCATTGGTACAAAAGACTTCAGACAACACTCTTCATACTACCTGTTGCAATTCTGACAGAATGTTGTCAAAACAATGCTTACAATCAGTTCACagacaaagaagaaatataCCAAATGAGATTCAAATATAACAATGTCTCAGTCCCAACAAGGCAGAACACTCATTAGAAGGCTACTGTTGTCTGGGTTGTGGGGCTTTTTAAAGTAATTGATTCAATGCTAATGCTGTGAGCTTTCTCTAATGCATAGAACAGGCCATACTCACCTCAGTGTGAAATTTCTAGTAGAATGAAAACAGGTTGAAAATACTAAGACTTCCTGTAGATCAAAACAATGGCCTACGATGATTGTGTTCACTAAtgctctgaatttttaaagaaacaccaTTAACTTTGCAGTAATTGTATAATCAATCCAACGCTTAGGGCCCTGAGAAGCAATGAGAGAACTATGTGACATCATCAATTTCTTACAAGACTAAATTATTTCCTATTCTGCTATGTAGGCTTTTCTTCTAGTTTGCTTCttataaaatacttttataagTCTACCACAAATACCACTCTTGGGCTTTAatagaaaaatcccaaaactttCAGAAACCTGTAGCATTTTTAGTAAAACTGACTTTCTGGAGATGCACAGTTTGTGGAGAGGAGATCTAGAAGAGACCCCATATACTAAATATTTTACAGGATGAGAAACCTTGAACAATCATTTGCCTTGTGTACAACTACATCTACCTCAGCCTGGTTGCAACACAACCATTCTTTCATTTGGACTGAATTCAGCTCCTTCCAAAACACACGAAAATCAGACCAATCATTACAGAACACCAAATTCTCCCTAACACTCTGTAACAATACAGGCCCTTGTGAACAAAAGACCAGGTACCCGGTATACACCCAGAGaacataaatgtaaaaaatgaagataaatgtaaataatgaaGATAATGCAGAAGCATTTCTACAGTTGGACTAGCAATATATTGGAACCGTGACTTTTTAAGAGTACTCAACATCCAAAACCAGACTGTTAAAATCCCCCAATAAATAAGATTCAGAAAATATACATACTTATCCAAAGATGGTTCCTGAGCAAATGGGTAGCATGTAGTTAAGTACCTAGGAAAGACACATGCTTCTGAGGGTTCTGACCATGCCACAGTTACCGCCGCATGCTTTGGAACAAATGGTTTGACCTCTGCTGACAACTTGATGCCCTGAGAAACAAAAGGTTTTTTGGCTACATGCATTTGGAGATTAATGTTATTACGTGAAAAACACTCAGTCTCGTGAGCTTAACTCTCAGTGGAAAGTATTAGTTTGCTCTCTTCTAtcaaaacatgcaaaataacaaagctcaccaaaaggaaatggagaaataaagcGAAAATAAAACTAAGGAATTCAAAGAAACATCTGGCTGCTCTGTAAAATCACTTAATACCCTCATTCATCATGACACAGTCACAAACAGTCAGTTATGTAAAGGACAGAAGACTgcttaaaacaaaatgcagtaaATGCAAATATACAAATTCTTACTTCATATTTGAACAGTACAAACTAAAATTCATAAATATGCTAACACTACTGTTAATCAAGCTCCGTAACATGTATGTATGTAACAATGACCTTGTGCACATCTGTATTTTAAGGCTGAAATGATCACTTCATTTTATAGCCTTCTTGTTTCTAGCACAACACAAATTTATTAAGACAAGCTTTCCATTTGTTCTGATTTACCATCGACTTAAACTGGGTATGTATACATGGAAGGACAATGAAATGAAACTTGAGTATTTACTGCCATGTCAACAAAACACATGGCAGGAAGCAACGGCGACTGTAGCCTCATCACTCAGACTGCCGAACCTGACTAGGTCATAGGTCCATGTGCGTAACACTACCGGTTAGAATCCGGTTACCCAGCCTTACAGTGTCTGGGATGTACACGTGTCCTTGCAACAAATCCTCAATGAGAAAAGGTTTCCACACTTGGGCTCGCTGGAAGTTAATGTCTGGAGCTGCCCATCGCAACCGGCGGGAAGCGACCCGCTGTGCTCCAACCTCAGCGACCCCTGCCCCCCGGTTTTGACCTTCCAGAAGGACCCTTGCCCCAGTCCTGAACCAAAGCCTGATCCAAGGAGCGGTGGGAGTCACCCTGCCCGGAGAAGCGTATGGGCAGCCGGAGCGCTCGGCCCAGGCTGGTGAGTGGCCcccggggcggggagcggcacCGAGGTGCGGCCCGAGGCGATCCGCCGCCAGGCGGCTCCTGGAGAGCGACTCCGTGCTGGGAAGAGccggggagggggcaggggacTGCaggtgccgccgccgcccttACCTCGCCGCCGGGGCCCGAGCGCGGCCGCCTCTCGGCCGACAtggcgcggggggcgcggccccgctcccgcctcCCGGCCCGGCGCAGGGCGCGCCGCGATGACGCCAcggccccgcccccaccccGCCCGCGCTGCCGGGGCCGTCCGCGTGCGGCCGCTCTCGGCGGCACCCAGCGGGCCCGGTGCGgacgggggcggggccggcagcgcccagggcgggcgggagcggcgcccGCAGCGCCGCGGGCTCGGCCGAGCCGCCCTGCGACAGGCGCAGCCCATCCTGTGCCATAGGAGAAAGGACAGGCAGGCACGCACCAGTGACAACCACCCAGGACTCCGGTGGTCACGTTCTGGGGAAAAACACGACTTAAGCAGAGCTCAGCAAGATTCTTAGTGAAGGTGCTTGCTTCAGACTTGGACAGTCCTGCTCTAACGAGCCTGATACAGACCAGCACTTGAGACAGACATCTCTGGTTCTTTTCCTCACCAAACTTTCCAGATTACTTGGTCTGTCTCCATGAGAGCTCACATTACAGAGGCAGAGCATATACTTCCCCCTGCTTTTGTTGGCCTTCCAAATTGTGCACAAACATAAGGCAATTAAGCCTTTGAAATTAACCCGTTACTGTTTGGGAGTTACTCAGTATACAGAACCACCTCCCACAAAGGCACAGCAACAATGTGGATGCAAGACAGGAAGAGCAGGCTACAGCGCCAGAGTAAAAATAAGTGGTATTGGCAAAGTTGAACAAAGCAGCCTAAGAAACTCTTCCAAATACTGAGTACGACTCAACCCTTAGCTTATACCAAGTTCATCaaatgagttttgttttttgaagtaggcactcttaaaaaatattagaccattaatatttgttttatcCATTAAATCACAACTCCAGACACTGAGGTttcataaaacatttaaaaattttatttcttaagcCTACTTACTACTAAACAGTTGAACTACTGGATTTGAACATGCTACACTACAGCAGAAAACTTGAGTGCAAAAGTTACAGAACACTAACAAGTGATGAGCTAATTAGAACATGCAGCACAAACAACACAATTTAAGTCAGAGAGGCACTTACATTAACAGTAAAAGATAAATTCATCACTCTTTGAACATCATAGCAGCCTGCTTGGAATTGCATTTGACTGAGCTTTGTTGCTGTGAATAATACAGCTCATGCACAGGTTTGGATGtatgttttgaaaatttaaaagtattcaCTGAATACTACCAACATATATACACTCATATACATAGTTCCAGAGATTCAAAAAGCCATGGCTTATTTCTGCTCATCCTTTGGAAGCGGtcttctgaaaagcagaatatgaggttctgcagaaagaaaattgaacAAAGTGTGAGTTTGTACAAATCTTGATTAAAGGGATTTCTTTAACCTTGAACAATAGTTGATGCTTagtttcaaataaataattagaAAGCCTAAGTATGGCCCCACATGTAATATTAACAGACCAAGTAGGCAGTACTCTTACAACAGTCacgtttttatttttatacccAATGCTGGCAGTATCATAATTTTAAGAGCCTTACAGGAGGGAAGTGATGGGAAAATCCAGAGTATTTATAATGTCTCCTTACATTAGGCTACTTGATAAACACTGTTACTGTAACTTAGACTGACAAACTGCTGATACTGTCTGCTAGGCACATATCAAACACCAACAAAATCCACCTTGGCTAATAGAGCCAGGTCACATCATTATCAGTcttcttaattttaaatgccTCCAAAGAAGTCTAAATATCAAAGGTACCCAAATAAGGGAAACACCGGAAGACTATCCTAATTTCTTCACCTGATTCTTCAAACATGGAACTTCATGCTGCTGCAATTTATCAATCAACCTGTTACTTTTTAGTCAGGCTTGTCAATGGCACAAGCCTGGAACGGCTGATCCTGCAATACCAACATCCTAGTTACTAAGGGTCTTAGGGCTTTGCACCCCATTAActgaaacactgatttttcaggagGCTCTACAGCTAGAGTTAAAACTATCCTCTAGAATTTTCAGAGGATTAATACAGGACCTTGTCTACACGAGCATCTATTAAGTTGTTGTACAAAAAAGTAGGTGTCATAAAGTCAGCTTTATGACTTAAAGATATGCTGCTGTATTAGCTTTGGTTCAGTCACTGCATACTCATGTTATTTAAGAACTCACAAAAAGCAGGGTCTATGGGCAGAGGCAGGAACATCTCCAGTCTGAtatttgacttttttgtttGCCTGATTCTGTTCAGACATGCTCACCTGGCTCATGGATCATATAGTGAACCCAGCCAAGACTCTGCTGAACACCAAGTCGTCTCCACTCTTCTTCAGACATCAGATGAGATTTTGGCACTTGTTTTGAAAGTTCTCGTGGCAGCATCACGTGTCTGTAGAGGTTTAATTATtaaacacatacacaaaatACTATACACGAGAAAATTGGAAGAGATCTGCACTGAAAGACAGTTACCACGTTATGAATACTCACTTGGCctataaagaaaacaagagtaCTGAATCTTGGCATGAATTTGATTATGAAACCTGTCCCAGAACTCAGTTTAAAATCACTTATGACTATAACACGTTACATCTGTAAAGCAACTGCAAACTGGGAGCCAAACGGTCTTCTAGATGAGATTTAGACCCCTTCAGACTCCAATGAGTATACACTCAGAGCAGCATGCACTCCTGGCAACCGGCTGATATATCAGCCACTCGAAATATAAGAACTTTGGACTTCTAAGATATTTGTAATACCGATTTCAAGTGTAGAAGAGTTAAACTTCAACAGTTCCCCGTCGGCAGGGGACGacgctgccccatcccaggctctgccacaaccccttccctggagctggcGCAGCGGGTATCACCCCTCCACCCTCACTTTATGGCCAGGGCTTGTACGGGCCGCTCACCGAGCAATCTGTGCCAACCGGTAACAGCATTCGGTCACTCATCCCCTTCGTTCCGCCAGTCCAAAGCCACGCGGAAACCCCCCACGTAGGGGCTCGGGACAGCCCCTTCCCGCTGGCCTTGCGCCCTCTCTGGCTTCATTCTGCCGGCGGAGGCGCCTCATTCCCTGAGAGCAGCCCGCACACCTCAACCGAGGCGCCTGCCCAAGCTGCCCTCCTACGGAACAGCTCCTCCTAACCGCTCCGGCTGGCCCTCCCGCACCTCCTACAGCTTCTTACCGGTACTCGTACTGCTCGTCAGAGTACTTATCGGAATAGTAGATCTGCTTGTGGGCCATGGCAGGCGGCAGCGCAGGCTGGAGCAGCGGTACGAGCAGAGGAACGAACAGCCGCCTCAGATGGCTCCCTCACGGACACCTCACGCACTAACTGCCCCCTTCCGCGCCCCGCACCGTTTGAATCCAGCGGCTCGGCTCCCATTGGCTCTCGCCGGGGTCGGCCATTTGCGCGCCGCGCCGCCGCGCCCCACCCGAGCCCGCCGCCGCGTGACTCGCGCGCTCCCTGCTCCCAACCAATCCCCGGCGGCCGCGGCTGGCGGGGGAGCGTTACGTAACGGGCGGTAGCGGTCGGGCACAGCGGCGGTGCGGGCCCGAAGCGGGGAGGCGGGGCTGGCGGGGGAAGGAGCGCGGGCGCGCTGATtggcgggcgggcgcgggccCTTCCAGCCTACGCCGGGTCGGCCGGGGTGGAGCAGCTGCGCCCAGGTCGCACATGCGCAGCTCGACCGGGTGTTCTGCGCCATTGCTTTACTCTGCCCCTGTCGGCGCGGCACGGCCTGGCCTTGCTGTGCCCATCCCGACTTGGCggggctcggctcggctcggctcggtcCAGTCCCCATCGTTCAGGGGGCCTGCTTATTTCAGGGTAGCGAAAGAGTGATGCCTTCGTCCTTTTAACTGTGCGTTGTGTTCGCTTTAAAATGGtcctgtgccctggctgccGGGTAGCTGCTGTAAGCCCGTGGAGTCCTGGGGTGCAGCTGTCGGGAATGGCCGCGCCGTCGACCCTATTTGCTGAGGGTGATACCTGATAAAACGCGGGGTGCAGGTGTGTCCAGAGCAGGGTCGGAACTGTGGACAGCATTTCAGTTACAGCAGTTTCAGCATTAAGGATGTTACAAGCATCCTTAACCAGAGAAACAAACCGTGGAATGCTTCCCTGCGAGTACGCGCATAGCAGGCTGCCGGGGCTTGCTGGGAGGTGGTGCAGCTCCCCAGATAAGCCGTGCTATTTCTGACCTGTGGGATGAGATAAGCACGGTGGGAGAGATAAGCCAGCAAGAGCGATCTCGCGGTCTCTTTCATAGAAACATGGAACCATGGAGTGGTTGGAAGGGGCCTGAAGGATCACGTCGTTCCAGGGACAAACCTGGATAGATAGGGACCCCTTTCTCCAGGTCAGGTTGCTCAGGTTGAATACCTGGCTGTGAACACCCTCGACATGGGGCACCCACGGCCGGCCCGGATAGCCTCTTCAGGGCTTCACACCCTTGCAGTAAAGAGTTTATTAATGTCTAAATTCCTCTCACTTTCCATGCCCCCCTGCCTGTGGTgtgctcctttctcctctccttgctgGGCCTCTGCAGAAAAAAGGAGCTAAGTCTTTAAAGAAGGTTTTGCTTCCTTGGTGCTGCCAGAAACGTGGGTACTGCCTGTGGTTATGTAATGCATCTATCTGAAAACAGTTCcgatggaggaaaaaaaccaaggaaatcCATGTGATGCATGACTGCTGATACACATGCGTGGGTAATAggtatgattttttttagtaGCATTGTTTCTACTGGCACTGCAGCTTGccttaaacaaaaaaagtttaagCCAGTCTCACACCGTACCACCATTAAAAGAAATGCTTCTCATAATCTACcagtaatatttttctcttaatttaaCTGCATATTAGAGATTGTTAGGCACAGGTCatttacaggaaaaatgaagtCAGTGTTTTTGAACTGGTATAGCTGAACGTGTGAAATTATGTAACAAAGGAACATATATTTCAGTATAATTGTAAAAGCACAAACCACTTGCAAGTTTTCTGAAGTTTTGGTTAAGTTATTCAAAATAGACAGGTTTGGACTTTTTTAGTGTAAtttcaggcagcacagctgttatttttatatacttGAGACAGAATGTACACAATGATTTCTGTCAGGAATATCACTTTGTAATAATGAGGAAGAAAGATTAAACCACCATGATGGTGGATGAAGGACATTTCCTCTCTGTGTCTTTTATAAGCTTTCTGCTTATCTCATGCATACTGAATGTGAGAGAAAATTGATCTTTATGTAAGGCTGTGTGTAAGCCTTTCTCCTTTGAGTTCGTTCAGAAGTGAAAGGGGACATCATGCTCTTGACCAGCCTGTTAAAGAGCGAGGGAAAGAGCAGTCATTGTTTTTGCagacttcagcaaggcttttggCTCCAGGCTCGACCTTGAAAGAGAAGCAGTTGATGTATGGACTGGGTGTGCAGACAGTGACCTCAGGTGaatggccaggcccagaggaTGGTGACACATGACACAAGTCTGGCTGGAGACCGGGAGGTGTCTCAGGGGTCAAAACTGGGTCTGAGTGCAGTttttaacatcttcattaatgactGCACAGTGTGGCAGAGTGTACACTGATCTGAATGTGACCCAACACTGTGTCCTTCCAGTAAGGATAGCtagcagtgccctgggctgcagtaAGGACGAGTgttgccagcaggttgagggaggtcATCCTGCCCCTCCATACAGCACAAGTGATGCCTCTGCTGACGCCCAGCTTTGGGCTCCTGACTGCATGGGaaagatggagctgctggagagagttCAATGAAGGGCTACAAAGATGAAAACCTGTGTGTGAAAACCTGAAGGCAGGAAGCAAAGAAGACCAGAACCaggtggtgcccagtgacaggcCCAGAGGCAGTGtgcacaaactgaaacatggGATGTTCCTTATGAACGTCAGGAAGCCTTTTTTACTGTGAGGCAGATGGGAcactggcacagagctgctggagtctCCAGCTTTGGAGACCTTCCAAAGCCATCTGGACATGATTGCAGGCAGTGGGCTGTAGGTGACCGTGTTTAAGCAGGGATGTCAGACCCCATGTCCTCCAGAGGTCCGGCCTCAGACACACTGTGGTACTGTGTGAAACAGGCTCTTCATGGCTGTCTTCAGGATACTGTTACTCACAAGGGCTGTGCCAATCACATtgcaaagaaggaaataaactgTTCTGTACAGTTTGGAGAGAACAAAATTGCTTGAACTTTGTCAAGGCAGCTTTGTCTAGACCTAAGGAAACATTTCCTATCAGGACATAATTTAAATGTCTTAgaacatttccaaaaaaatgctttctgcagtgatgttttAGGTCAAACTCATCCTGTCTCTTTCTTTGAGGCCTGCTTTCTATGGTTGTGTCAGTTATGCACTGCAACTTTTGCAAATACAGAGTGTagaacaaaagtaatttttttctctcctgtgctttAGAATGACCTTTTAATTTGAATTGTTAtatgttttcatatttaaagaAGTTAGTTTCAGGAATTAAGATTATCAGGTGGTGACTTGAATCCTCACTCCAAAGATTCTGAACCAGGTCGGAAGTGAGACCACAAATAGCCAAATTTATTAAAGCGAAAAGCTGCTCAGAAGCTTTATCATACACTTTTGCCTCGGCATGTTGAAGGCATGTATTAAAGCATTTATGAAAGAAGTTTGCCATAGCACAGACTAAAAAGTATCCCACACAGCCTTGGGATATAGGTTTGTTAGGAGAAATGTGAGCGAGCTGCGCAATTGGAATGTAAGCTCCTGCTCAGAGACCTGTCTGATTaaggcagcagctgtgattATATTGCTGTTGAAACACAAGATAAAGTGGCAGAACACAAAGAGAATATTCTTGAGCATCCCTCTCTCCTGTAGCTGTAACACAAGCATGTAGAAAATGGAGCACTGTTATTCTGCACTCTGTATGTGACCAGCATGACTGTAGTCAGCATAGAGGCTCTTCAGAGCTAAAGATGCACTATGAACTTTATTGTGGGGGGGTGATTTTGTGTATCTAGACAGGAACAGATTTAAATCCTCTGTGCAACCTGTTTGCTTGTTACTAAGGCCATCCACAGAGATATGTGGGCAGTGATAACTATTACAATCAAGGGCCCATGTAAGGCCTTCATGTTACATGAAGGCCACCTACACTATTGCATATGGAAAGTTCAGGATGTAAATTATGgtatatggaaatattttctgtgctttttgtcAGAAGGGGGAGATGAAAAATTTCCCATCTGTGTTGTGCATAGCAGTCTCTGATTAAAAgtctctgcagcttttcctgtttAGTTCTGtgagatattttaaaagataaaagttTTATGTACTTTACTGTGCTTCAGTTTTCAAACATGTCCTTACAAAACACTAATGTCAGATgcttgaaagtatttttctgaataGAACAGCAAGATCAGAGTGAAGGAACCTTTTGTACTCTCTTCATGAGTCATAATCATATACACAGTTAATAACTTTTGAGTAATTTGAATGTGAATCACATTCATAGCACATATAGATGAACTGTTATCTatggttttatattttcaatGTTTCTTATGGAAGCAAGGTGTACACAATTGTAATTCTCATCAGTTTTGATCCTCAACTAGCTTTTGAAGCTATTGGCTCAAACTTAAGACAAATGTTGATAAATTATTGCAGGTTTCATGACAACAGGCAGGCAAATAGAGCAGAAGAAATCTGATGGGGGATGATGTTACAATTAAAATTGCACCTTATTAGACAGATAATCTAATAGAGATGGAACAAAAAGCTTTGCATAAATGCTTTAGTGGTAAATATCTTTCCTCATTTGGTGTACATGCCTTCTGAGACTGCAGAGCCACAAACCATGAGTCCAGAGAAAACAGGTCTCACTTAATTCTTATACTCAGTAAGGTAACTttctagtttttattttatttgctggcTTTATATAGTGTTTGCCTAGTATTCAGCAACACTAGTTGTCCCCAAAGCACTCTCAGGCTGCTTATATGTGTAATTTTAACAATATTTGTCTCTGAAGGTTTGATCTTCAGAATTTATCTCAATTTAGATACTTAAATTTGAATTTACTGCCTTACTTAATTTGAAGGACTTTATCATAAGTGTTTAGTTGTGTGCTAATTAACATTCCCTTAGTAGATGCAGAAGatggattatttttgttttgttttggtccGCACAAAATTGTCGAGAGACTAAAGAATGATGCTGTGGTTTGATGATAATATGGTCTGATTTTGGTACTCAGCACTGttgaggccacaccttgaatTGTGTGTTCCGTTTGgggcccctcactgcaagaaggatattgaggtgctggagtgtgttcAGGGAAGGACAGTGGAGCTGAATAAGGGACTGAAGCACaagtgaggagcagctgagggagctgggggtgtttagcctggaggtTCAGGAAGGCCTTATCCTTCTCTAGCTGACTGTGAATAAAACAATGTAAATGTTGAAAATAATCCAGTTGAATTGCTGAGGGTTGTCCTCTGAGAGAGGATAAACTCCCTTGAAAAATAGAGCCAATTTTGATGCATGCTCCATGCAGTTCCTATGCTGGTTCAAGAATTGCATTTTGAAGGTCTTCTTGAATAGATTATTGAATAAATTATTCCCAAGTCATAGAAGTGCCTAGCTTGCAGGATGAgtaaagaaatgcagaatgtCTGTGATCCATTCAGATCATTGCAGAGGTTGGAGGCTAATATTGATCTGTGTCATTTCATTGAGATTTAGTTCTCTCATTCTGCTTTTATGGATCTTATTGTGGAAGTAGAGATAAGAAcatgctcagccctggcagacagggatggggagcagaacAGACCCCGTGCAGTCCAGGAGGAAGCAGTCAATGGCTTGCTGTGCCCCTTGAACACTCACAAGTGAATGGGACTGGATGGGATTCTCCAAGTACCtagagaagggaggaagagcTCACCCAGCCAGTCACCATCATTTATCTTCTGTCCTGGTTAGCCAGGGAGGCCCCAGACACCTTGAGGCTGGTCACTGTGGTGCCCATCTacaggaagggctggaaggaggatccagggaatACAGGCCAGGGAAGGTTATGAAACAGATTATCTTGAGTGCCatcacacagcacacagaggaCAGCTAGGGGATTGAGCCCACCCAGTGTGGGTTTAGGAAAGGTAAGTCCTGTTTGACCAACCTCatctccttttatgaccaggtgacCTGCCCAgtggatgaggaaaaggctgtggatgttgtctacTGGgcttcagcaaagcctttgatACTGTCTCCCAGAGCATTCTCCGGAGAACCTGGCAGCCCACACCTTGGACAAGGGCTCTGTTTGCTGAGTTAAAGCAAAGATTGaacccagagagtggtggtgaatggagtAACACCCAGCTAGTGGCCTGTCACTTAGTGGGGTTCTCCAGGTCTCAGTATTGGTGCATCTCCTATTTAACATCTTTATCAATGATCTGGATGGGGAGATTAAATGCACCTTCGCTAAGTTTTAAATGACACCAAAGTGGGCAGGTGAGTTGATCTTctggagggtaggaaggctctgcagagtgTTCTGGATAGGCTGGATTGATAGGGAGAGGCCAATTCCATGATGTTCAACGAGGTGAAGTGATGGGTTCTTGTGTcacagctccaggcagtgcTACTGGCTGGGGTCAGAGTGGAAAGCAGCTCACTGGAAAAGGACCggggggtgctggttgacagtgGCCtaacatgagccagctgtgcccaggctgttaagaaggccaatggcatcctggcctgtatcagcaatagtgcgaccagcaggaccagggcagtgattgtcttcctgtactcagcactggtgaggctgcaccttgaATTGCATGTTCatttctgggcccctcactgcaagaaggatattgaggtgctggagcatgttcAGGGAAGGACAGTGGAGCTGATGAAGGGACTGAAGCACAAgcgaggagcagctgagggagctgggggtgtttagcctggaggtTCAGGGAGGGCCTTATCCTTCTCTGGAACTGCCGGACAGGAGGGTGTAGCTAGCTCAGGATCAGCCTCTCTtcccaggcaaccagtgacaggacaagaggacatagGCTGCAAGTGTGCCAAGGGAGGTTCATGTTGGACATCAGTAAGAATTCCTTCATGAAAAGGGCTATTGAGCCATTGgaatgctctgcccagggatgaGT is part of the Camarhynchus parvulus chromosome Z, STF_HiC, whole genome shotgun sequence genome and harbors:
- the CKS2 gene encoding cyclin-dependent kinases regulatory subunit 2, which encodes MAHKQIYYSDKYSDEQYEYRHVMLPRELSKQVPKSHLMSEEEWRRLGVQQSLGWVHYMIHEPEPHILLFRRPLPKDEQK